Part of the Quercus robur chromosome 5, dhQueRobu3.1, whole genome shotgun sequence genome, AGGGTGCTCCATTATTACAGTCTAATCACTCCATTCCATCATCAAATGGGTCTCCATCAGAGATGTAGATTGGACCATGGTTGTAAACATAGACCCTCAACATGCTGGCAACCAAAGATGACACGTAGATCAGCACAGAGACACAATCTAAGAACATGGACCCCGTTGGCCTAGGACCACAAGCACTCTGTTGTTAAAACtgaaaagataaggaaaatCTGATAGAGGGGGCTTGTTCCTTTCCTCTCTCTTTGGTTCTATACCAGCAGAAAGAATGCTAATTCATAGCCCATGTCCAGCAATTTTTCATAGAACCTCAACATATCTTAGAAGTGTCAAATGCAATATCAACAATAACACTCTAAGCATCATCAACAAGAACACTGCTAGCAGTAGAATTAGCATCATAAAGAACACTACAACAAGTCTTATTGGTGCTTGTAGTAGCTGTAGAGTGGGACTAACTGGCTTTCTTGTAGCTGCTGTAGTGATAAGTTCTGCAGCAGGAGTAAGAGCAATTGAGGCACCCCAAGAATCAGAGACTTTGTCTAATATACCACAAACACTTTCAGGTGAGTGTGCTTTGCCAAAGGATTGCAAGAAAGCTAGGATTCAAAGACCTAAGTCAAGGAAAGCTGAGTCTTGCACTATCAAATGTGTCACCACTTGCATCCGGGGTGGTGAA contains:
- the LOC126727573 gene encoding uncharacterized protein LOC126727573 produces the protein MLIHSPCPAIFHRTSTYLRSVKCNINNNTLSIINKNTASSRISIIKNTTTSLIGACSSCRVGLTGFLVAAVVISSAAGVRAIEAPQESETLSNIPQTLSGECALPKDCKKARIQRPKSRKAESCTIKCVTTCIRGGEGSPGEGPFNVRRPLVVFKQGFRSRQYCLVECSDICNLIGDGDDGP